One stretch of Akkermansia sp. RCC_12PD DNA includes these proteins:
- a CDS encoding TolC family protein: MKSIPFYSGLGLLALLASCSVYKNAPIDLNAEEAAWRQESGAIDRNTTVTQIQARQIGLVLNPDLNKARLKLASSKEAARQSGWWNDPSFSWDIEQVLQENTLNMSGSLGFTIPVTGLPALEKKVAEQYKEADFWLLRQAELDFLSSLDQAWNRLAVTQRRKSVIQDRLAVLKKENGMIEKLIGAGEVEFSSRQVASQRMNDAIREFQNVTETELEQQMELVKLMGMHPSSVPRLRFLTGQGFSLPAAVTAPSPAALMESPKIKAQMATYATTETLLKTEIRRQYPELELGPSFTRDDGEKEVGGEIGFNIPLWNRNRKAIAEAHGARNTARMETVQLWKTELFNTRQLEASQQMMIRHCRTELQRMESFSSSVQTMEKLHDIGEASLLELAENRHQLYESRLAFLDNLDKLLGIQAQLRYLTHANLQSK; this comes from the coding sequence ATGAAATCCATACCATTTTATTCCGGGCTGGGCCTGCTGGCTCTCCTGGCCTCATGCAGCGTCTATAAGAACGCCCCCATTGACCTGAACGCGGAGGAAGCCGCGTGGAGGCAGGAGTCCGGGGCCATTGACCGCAATACTACCGTCACCCAGATCCAGGCGCGCCAGATAGGCCTAGTCCTGAATCCGGACCTGAACAAGGCCCGCCTGAAGCTTGCTTCCAGCAAGGAAGCAGCCAGGCAATCGGGCTGGTGGAATGATCCATCCTTTTCCTGGGACATTGAACAAGTCCTGCAGGAGAATACGCTCAACATGTCAGGCAGTCTGGGTTTCACGATTCCGGTCACCGGCCTTCCCGCCCTGGAGAAGAAGGTGGCGGAACAGTACAAGGAAGCGGATTTCTGGCTGCTGCGCCAGGCGGAACTGGATTTCCTCAGTTCCCTGGACCAGGCATGGAACAGGCTGGCTGTTACGCAACGCCGCAAGTCCGTGATTCAGGACCGCCTGGCCGTGCTGAAAAAGGAGAACGGCATGATCGAAAAGCTGATTGGGGCGGGAGAAGTTGAGTTTTCTTCACGCCAGGTGGCCTCCCAGCGCATGAACGACGCCATCCGGGAATTCCAGAATGTCACGGAGACGGAACTGGAGCAGCAGATGGAGCTGGTCAAATTGATGGGCATGCACCCTTCCAGCGTTCCAAGGCTCCGTTTCCTCACCGGACAAGGGTTCAGCCTCCCCGCCGCCGTAACCGCGCCGTCTCCCGCCGCGCTGATGGAGTCCCCCAAGATAAAAGCTCAAATGGCTACTTATGCCACCACGGAAACCCTGCTCAAGACGGAAATCCGCAGGCAGTATCCGGAACTGGAACTGGGGCCCTCCTTCACTCGCGACGACGGGGAGAAGGAAGTAGGGGGGGAAATAGGGTTCAACATTCCTCTGTGGAACCGCAACCGCAAGGCCATTGCGGAGGCGCACGGCGCACGGAATACGGCCCGGATGGAAACCGTCCAGCTTTGGAAGACGGAGTTGTTTAATACCCGCCAGCTTGAGGCTTCCCAGCAGATGATGATCCGCCACTGCCGGACGGAGCTTCAGCGCATGGAGTCCTTTTCCTCCTCCGTTCAGACCATGGAGAAATTGCACGACATCGGTGAAGCCTCCCTGCTGGAACTGGCGGAAAACCGCCACCAGCTGTACGAAAGCCGCCTGGCATTTCTGGATAATCTGGACAAGCTGCTGGGCATTCAGGCACAGCTGCGCTACCTCACCCACGCCAATCTCCAATCAAAATAA
- a CDS encoding efflux RND transporter permease subunit: MNFLISFCLNNRITVILLTLALAVISIFVVKNIPVDVFPELKVPRVTIQTEAPGLTAEEVEQYITIPIESAMNGTAGVKGVRSSSGSGLSFVWVDFDWDKDIYQARQIVAERLAAVRDTLPENTSPELAPIVSVTGEIMLIALTGDKDTSTLDMRQLAEYKLRTRLLAIPGVGQVTVLGGRLPEYQVVYDPNRLKLAGVDLSSLKTAIEESQSSVPAGYLEDVAGQELPIQQDTRTANIEQLNRALVPGHPSGILRLQDVAEVKIDGAPRRGDAGFMGEDAVVLSVQKVPGANTLALTQAVDAAMKEFSQSQLPKGMKLHTSAYRQADFIEMSLKNGTETLLIAGAVVMIVIFLTLLNLRTAIITLISMPLSVLFGMMMFPVFGLAINIMTLGGLAVAVGDVVDNAIIFVEIAWRHLNRNAALPEEQRKSKYEVLMEAKGEIVGSISFSSVIILLVFTPVLFLSGLEGQFFRPLGISYMLALLSSLIVAVTITPVLCYMWFKKSKNAATLESGDSFSSRLIKRIYAPVLEFCLRFSKTVCAIMAAVTLLALWLGSTFGTSFLPPFNEDCYTVFVSTVPGTSLDETERISRKVMKDIEHIPGVLSVTQRTGRAENDEHAEPVSASELLVRVDLNKDQKELRAAIKECIDDIPGTSSMIGYPLAHRISSALSGSNSEIAINIYGTELPQLRLAAQKAKEILASLPEVADARANREIMVDTIRVQYNQEALASYGLTMANAAEQVSTAMNGQKLGEVIKNQDHWNIVLRIDPKLKTSIEDVKSLELISPDRKTVRLDDVAQVYREEVSNLILRDNTMRKAMISCNPSPNSNLGDLAKACREKLDPVMNAMGCTVDYDGTIKARESASERLYVLGAIVMVLIVLLLSSALGSVRRAMLTLVNIPLCLVGGIVAVFLASPGTLSSLFGATYIPPILSVASIVGFVTVIGFAIRSGLILLNRYRALEHRGMTPVKAIREGSRERVVPIIMTSLTTVLGLLPLIWAIDKPGGELLGPLAIVQFGGLVSATILNLLIIPATAKLFSRWISARRKELESKS; this comes from the coding sequence ATGAATTTTCTCATTTCATTCTGCCTGAATAACAGAATCACCGTGATTCTGCTGACGCTCGCCCTGGCGGTGATCAGCATTTTCGTGGTGAAGAATATTCCGGTGGACGTGTTCCCGGAGTTGAAGGTGCCGCGCGTCACCATCCAGACGGAAGCCCCCGGCCTGACGGCGGAGGAAGTGGAGCAGTACATCACCATTCCCATTGAGTCTGCCATGAACGGCACGGCCGGGGTGAAGGGGGTGCGCTCTTCATCCGGCAGCGGCCTTTCCTTCGTGTGGGTGGATTTCGACTGGGACAAGGATATTTACCAGGCGCGCCAGATCGTGGCGGAACGTCTGGCTGCCGTCCGGGATACCCTGCCGGAGAATACATCCCCGGAACTGGCCCCCATCGTTTCCGTGACGGGGGAGATTATGCTGATTGCCCTGACGGGGGACAAGGATACTTCCACGCTGGATATGCGGCAGCTTGCGGAATACAAGTTGCGCACGCGCCTGCTGGCCATTCCCGGTGTGGGCCAGGTGACGGTGCTGGGCGGCCGCCTGCCGGAATACCAGGTGGTTTACGACCCCAACAGGCTGAAGCTGGCCGGGGTTGATCTTTCCAGCCTGAAAACGGCCATTGAAGAGTCCCAGTCTTCCGTGCCCGCCGGGTATCTGGAAGACGTGGCCGGGCAGGAGCTTCCCATTCAGCAGGATACCCGCACAGCCAATATCGAACAGCTTAACCGCGCCCTGGTTCCTGGGCATCCTTCCGGCATTCTGCGACTTCAGGACGTGGCAGAGGTCAAGATCGACGGAGCTCCGCGACGCGGCGACGCCGGATTCATGGGAGAGGACGCCGTTGTGCTTTCCGTACAGAAGGTTCCCGGAGCCAATACACTGGCGCTGACGCAAGCCGTGGATGCGGCCATGAAGGAGTTCAGCCAGAGCCAGCTTCCTAAGGGAATGAAGCTGCACACCAGCGCGTACCGCCAGGCGGATTTCATTGAGATGTCCCTGAAGAATGGCACGGAGACCCTGCTGATTGCGGGAGCGGTGGTCATGATCGTGATTTTCCTTACCCTGCTGAACCTGCGGACAGCTATTATTACGCTGATTTCCATGCCCCTGTCCGTCCTGTTCGGGATGATGATGTTTCCGGTCTTCGGCCTGGCGATCAATATCATGACGCTGGGCGGCCTGGCCGTGGCCGTGGGGGATGTGGTGGACAACGCCATCATTTTCGTGGAGATAGCTTGGCGGCATTTAAACCGGAATGCCGCCCTGCCGGAAGAGCAGCGAAAGAGCAAGTATGAAGTGCTGATGGAGGCCAAGGGAGAGATCGTAGGGTCCATTTCCTTCTCCTCCGTAATCATCCTGCTGGTGTTTACCCCTGTTCTTTTCCTGTCCGGGCTGGAAGGCCAGTTTTTCCGTCCGCTGGGTATTTCCTACATGCTGGCATTGCTCTCCTCCCTTATCGTAGCCGTTACCATCACGCCGGTGCTGTGCTATATGTGGTTCAAGAAGAGCAAGAACGCCGCCACGCTGGAGAGCGGGGATTCCTTCAGCTCCCGCCTCATCAAGCGCATTTACGCGCCCGTACTGGAATTCTGCCTGCGTTTTTCCAAGACGGTCTGCGCCATCATGGCGGCTGTCACCCTGCTGGCCCTGTGGCTGGGCTCCACTTTCGGCACCAGCTTCCTGCCTCCGTTCAATGAAGATTGCTACACGGTGTTCGTCAGCACGGTACCGGGAACGTCCCTGGACGAAACGGAGCGCATTTCCCGCAAGGTGATGAAAGATATAGAGCACATCCCCGGCGTGCTCAGCGTTACCCAGCGCACGGGGCGGGCGGAGAACGACGAGCACGCGGAGCCCGTCAGCGCTTCCGAATTGCTCGTCCGGGTGGACTTGAACAAGGACCAGAAGGAACTGCGCGCCGCCATCAAGGAGTGCATCGACGACATTCCCGGTACCAGTTCCATGATCGGCTACCCGCTGGCCCACCGCATCAGTTCCGCCTTGTCCGGTTCCAATTCGGAAATTGCGATTAACATTTACGGAACAGAGCTGCCCCAGCTCCGGCTGGCAGCACAGAAGGCCAAGGAGATTCTGGCCTCCCTGCCGGAAGTGGCCGACGCACGCGCCAACCGGGAGATTATGGTGGATACCATTCGCGTACAGTACAACCAGGAGGCCCTGGCCTCCTACGGCCTGACCATGGCCAATGCCGCTGAACAGGTTTCCACGGCCATGAACGGCCAGAAGCTGGGAGAGGTGATCAAGAACCAGGACCACTGGAATATCGTGCTCCGCATCGACCCCAAGCTGAAGACGTCCATTGAAGACGTCAAGAGTCTGGAGCTTATTTCCCCGGACAGGAAGACCGTGCGCCTGGACGACGTGGCCCAGGTGTACCGTGAGGAGGTTTCCAACCTGATCCTGAGAGACAATACCATGCGGAAAGCCATGATTTCCTGCAATCCCTCCCCCAATTCCAACCTGGGGGACCTGGCGAAGGCCTGCCGGGAGAAGCTGGACCCCGTCATGAATGCCATGGGCTGTACTGTTGATTATGACGGCACCATCAAGGCGAGAGAGTCAGCCTCCGAACGGCTTTACGTGCTGGGAGCCATCGTGATGGTGTTGATCGTGCTGCTCCTGTCCTCCGCCCTGGGAAGCGTGCGCCGCGCCATGCTGACGCTGGTGAATATTCCGCTGTGCCTGGTGGGCGGCATTGTGGCCGTTTTCCTGGCGTCTCCGGGCACCCTGTCCTCCCTGTTCGGCGCCACGTACATTCCGCCTATTCTCTCCGTAGCTTCCATCGTCGGGTTTGTAACCGTCATCGGCTTTGCCATCCGCAGCGGCCTGATCCTGCTCAACAGGTACCGGGCCCTGGAACACAGGGGAATGACCCCTGTGAAAGCTATCCGGGAAGGTTCACGTGAGCGCGTGGTTCCCATTATCATGACGTCCCTGACCACGGTTCTGGGACTGCTGCCGCTGATCTGGGCCATTGACAAGCCCGGCGGCGAACTGCTTGGCCCCCTGGCCATCGTTCAGTTCGGCGGACTGGTTTCAGCAACGATCCTGAACCTGCTCATTATTCCGGCTACGGCCAAATTGTTCTCCCGCTGGATTTCGGCCCGAAGGAAAGAGCTGGAATCCAAGTCCTGA
- a CDS encoding TetR/AcrR family transcriptional regulator translates to MTKRRSTREHLLNTGAMIASESGLRGLTVRGLSLRAGTNPGSFVYHFGNRDAFLNELLERWYEPLFTGVRTHANIHLPSLKKLEIILEDIMDFLLLHGEFIAQLVLDALAGEKEAIRFISGLHTRHPFVLLETIQAAQEEGSIVSGNPMNILIYLVCCGGAPFILSGQLQVHDPQAARPVLELLGSILSDPASAKQRMHWALNGIRQGECT, encoded by the coding sequence ATGACCAAACGGAGATCCACCAGAGAGCATTTGCTCAATACGGGAGCCATGATCGCCAGCGAATCCGGACTCCGCGGTCTTACCGTACGCGGCCTGTCCCTGCGCGCAGGAACCAATCCGGGGAGTTTCGTCTATCACTTTGGAAACCGCGACGCCTTTTTGAATGAATTGCTGGAACGCTGGTACGAACCCCTGTTTACCGGCGTCAGGACGCATGCCAATATTCATTTGCCCTCTTTAAAGAAGCTGGAGATTATTCTGGAGGACATTATGGATTTCCTCCTCCTTCACGGAGAGTTTATCGCCCAGCTGGTGCTGGATGCCCTGGCAGGGGAAAAGGAGGCGATCCGCTTTATTTCCGGGCTGCATACACGGCATCCTTTCGTGCTGCTGGAGACCATTCAGGCGGCCCAGGAGGAAGGCTCCATCGTGAGCGGGAATCCCATGAACATTCTTATTTATCTGGTTTGCTGCGGCGGCGCTCCTTTTATTCTTTCCGGCCAGCTCCAGGTACACGATCCCCAGGCGGCACGTCCCGTTCTGGAGTTACTGGGGTCCATTCTCAGTGACCCGGCCAGCGCCAAGCAACGCATGCACTGGGCTTTGAACGGCATCCGCCAGGGAGAATGCACTTGA
- a CDS encoding tetratricopeptide repeat protein encodes MDIKDIKRAMDNMPMGDGSAFAEISVGPAKHEQFLDEHYGKVALIVLLCILGAAGWIIYSGMQESMEKKAGAALVAAMPESPSTGEISLNEQGLQQVMSDFDDSRAAVTASYLQAVALWNAGKEEEGISKMKAFIDSAPTEEWKAQASVTLACRLMNGGKADQAASLFRSVVDSGDPTFSAFATMCLGDIARAGKDSAATGTFYRELAEKFPSSAFVLDLQRNGYIRRKALFDIQSPVRIEPVEDKK; translated from the coding sequence ATGGATATCAAGGATATTAAGCGGGCCATGGACAATATGCCCATGGGGGATGGAAGCGCTTTTGCGGAAATTTCCGTCGGACCGGCCAAACATGAGCAATTTCTGGATGAGCATTACGGCAAGGTTGCCTTGATCGTGTTGCTGTGCATTCTTGGCGCTGCCGGCTGGATCATTTACAGCGGCATGCAGGAATCCATGGAGAAAAAAGCCGGAGCCGCTCTGGTGGCCGCCATGCCTGAATCTCCGTCCACCGGAGAGATTTCCCTGAATGAACAGGGCCTTCAGCAGGTCATGTCTGACTTTGATGACTCGCGTGCCGCCGTCACGGCTTCCTATCTCCAGGCCGTAGCCCTGTGGAATGCCGGGAAGGAAGAGGAAGGCATCTCCAAAATGAAGGCGTTTATTGATTCTGCTCCCACGGAAGAATGGAAGGCCCAGGCATCCGTTACGCTGGCCTGTCGCCTGATGAACGGCGGCAAGGCGGACCAGGCGGCAAGCCTGTTCCGTTCCGTGGTTGATTCCGGTGATCCCACGTTTTCCGCTTTTGCCACCATGTGCCTGGGAGATATCGCCAGGGCCGGAAAGGACAGTGCTGCGACTGGAACCTTCTATCGTGAACTGGCGGAAAAATTCCCTTCCAGCGCGTTTGTTCTTGATTTGCAGCGGAATGGCTATATACGCCGCAAGGCTCTCTTTGATATCCAGAGTCCCGTAAGGATTGAGCCCGTTGAGGATAAAAAATAA
- the metF gene encoding methylenetetrahydrofolate reductase [NAD(P)H], whose translation MHLKERLQSGAGPTLSFEFFPPKNEQAAAALYQTIRELEPYRPSFVSVTYGAGGSTRELTREVVLRIQNESRIPTVPHLTCVGHSREEIWNILDRYAQAGVRAVLALRGDPPRGVGHYDRSADAFKYAADLVTFIREYNESGHHPDPGGFAIGVAGFPEGHPSTPNRLREMDFLKAKVDAGADYICTQLFFDNHCFLDYRERCLLAGIKVPVLAGIMPVTSLSGMNRMAELSGGTCFPARLLKALKRTGGNPDAIQEVGIQFASSQCAELLDAGVDGIHFYTLNQSRATRQIYRNLGLRDSLQLLEHGEDK comes from the coding sequence GTGCACTTGAAAGAAAGACTGCAGTCGGGCGCCGGTCCCACCCTGTCCTTTGAATTCTTTCCGCCCAAAAACGAACAGGCGGCAGCCGCCTTGTACCAGACCATTCGTGAACTGGAACCCTACCGGCCCAGCTTTGTCAGCGTGACATATGGCGCGGGCGGCTCCACCAGGGAACTAACGCGTGAAGTCGTCTTGCGCATCCAGAATGAATCCCGGATTCCTACGGTACCCCACCTCACCTGCGTAGGGCACAGCCGGGAGGAAATATGGAACATTCTGGATCGGTATGCCCAGGCGGGAGTGCGCGCGGTATTGGCCCTTCGCGGTGATCCTCCCCGCGGCGTGGGGCATTACGACCGTTCGGCGGATGCCTTCAAGTATGCGGCGGATCTGGTGACATTCATCCGTGAATACAATGAATCCGGTCACCATCCGGACCCGGGCGGTTTTGCCATTGGCGTGGCGGGTTTTCCTGAAGGCCATCCCTCCACTCCCAACCGTCTGCGGGAAATGGACTTTCTTAAAGCCAAGGTGGATGCCGGAGCGGACTATATCTGTACCCAGCTGTTTTTTGACAACCACTGTTTCCTGGATTACCGGGAACGCTGCCTGCTGGCGGGAATCAAGGTACCTGTTCTGGCAGGCATCATGCCCGTCACCAGCCTGTCCGGCATGAACCGCATGGCGGAATTATCTGGTGGCACCTGCTTCCCCGCCCGACTGCTCAAGGCCCTGAAACGCACCGGGGGCAATCCGGATGCCATTCAGGAAGTGGGAATCCAGTTCGCTTCCAGCCAATGTGCGGAACTGCTGGACGCCGGAGTGGACGGCATCCACTTTTACACGCTCAACCAGAGCCGCGCAACCCGCCAGATTTACCGGAATTTGGGACTGAGGGACTCCCTCCAGCTTCTGGAACATGGCGAAGATAAGTAA
- the bamA gene encoding outer membrane protein assembly factor BamA produces MIRPVFLIVSPLLLACSSALSQDKTTLNRGGYGSVMTPEQVARELGPETGILPGDQAYEGKPVKSVSVRYRSSGKTVSEDRLKNLLATQPGTKYSPDVVNKDLERLLESGLVGGNTTVAVEPSGEGVSVVFEMAAQNLLGGVGFQGNTAFDSQDLSEECGLKGGEALSDKALSSAITKLRTYYQESRYPDVQVSYFYQKTERPGFVDVVFNINEGKKANIINIDFVGNDHVSSKDLRQVMKTKEKGWLTWITKSGRIDREQLEDDRAELVTYYRNKGYLRVKLDKVEYFDSGKGNEQKLTMKITISEGRRYKVNQVAFGPTKVFTSQELVPGLSMYNGDTYSAQKVADDVTMIRRYYGSRGYADATVRPDIQEVGIDPKTGYGQINIVYHVSEGNPYRVGNIRVVGNNRTKDYVIRQELPLQSNDPMNSVDLDTAQKRLQNLNYFDLVDVAQVGSTRPGYRDVNIEVAEKRTGSLNIGVAFSSIESVYLFAGITQSNFDMYDWSSFVGGGQRFAINTRIGFETQDASISWVDPWFLHRKLAFGTEIFYSNSSYYSDYYDQQNYGFAVSLRKPIGELDYVKLEYRLEQYRIDAKGNAPIFFWLQDGDYLRSHVELSYTIDTRDAQIFPRKGGKFEVLAGYSGLGGDVHTYNFGINGAYYWNLRGDTIFSINAGVATVDSYSGHDVPIFERLYLGGPYNMRGFRFRDVAPYNPAFSGDETMGGRSSFFCQFEYSIPVIEEVRVAVFYDIGFVNGDAFDFGTSKIVSDYGIGLRLNLPIGPLAVDYAIPVQKNNAIDRGGQFQFYLNYSY; encoded by the coding sequence ATGATTCGCCCCGTTTTCCTGATTGTTTCTCCTCTTCTTCTGGCGTGTTCGTCCGCCTTGTCCCAGGACAAAACCACTCTCAACAGGGGCGGTTACGGGTCCGTGATGACCCCGGAGCAGGTAGCTCGCGAACTGGGGCCGGAAACAGGTATTCTTCCCGGCGACCAGGCGTATGAAGGCAAGCCCGTCAAAAGTGTTTCCGTGCGTTACAGAAGCAGCGGGAAAACCGTCTCGGAAGATCGCCTGAAAAACCTGCTGGCTACGCAGCCGGGCACCAAATATTCCCCGGACGTGGTGAACAAGGACCTGGAACGCCTGTTGGAAAGCGGTCTGGTCGGGGGCAATACGACGGTTGCCGTAGAACCCTCCGGCGAGGGCGTCAGCGTGGTATTTGAAATGGCAGCCCAGAATCTGCTGGGCGGCGTCGGCTTTCAGGGCAATACCGCCTTCGACAGCCAGGATCTTTCTGAAGAATGCGGATTAAAGGGCGGGGAAGCTCTCAGCGACAAGGCGCTTAGCAGCGCCATCACCAAACTGCGCACCTATTATCAGGAATCCCGGTATCCGGACGTGCAGGTCTCCTATTTTTACCAGAAGACGGAACGCCCCGGCTTTGTGGATGTGGTCTTTAACATCAATGAAGGCAAAAAGGCCAACATTATCAACATTGATTTCGTGGGCAACGATCATGTCAGCTCCAAGGACCTGCGTCAGGTGATGAAGACCAAGGAAAAGGGCTGGCTGACCTGGATCACCAAATCCGGCCGCATTGACCGCGAACAGCTGGAGGACGACCGGGCGGAATTGGTGACTTATTACCGCAACAAGGGCTATCTGCGCGTCAAGCTGGACAAGGTGGAATACTTTGATTCCGGCAAGGGCAACGAGCAGAAGCTCACCATGAAGATCACGATCTCCGAAGGCCGCCGCTACAAGGTCAATCAGGTAGCGTTCGGACCCACCAAAGTATTCACTTCTCAGGAACTCGTGCCTGGCCTGAGCATGTACAACGGAGACACCTATTCCGCCCAGAAAGTGGCCGACGACGTGACGATGATCCGCCGCTATTACGGTTCCCGCGGTTATGCGGATGCCACGGTTCGTCCGGACATTCAGGAAGTGGGCATTGATCCCAAGACCGGCTACGGGCAGATCAACATCGTTTACCATGTGTCGGAAGGCAACCCTTACCGCGTGGGCAACATCCGTGTCGTCGGCAACAACCGTACGAAGGACTACGTCATCCGCCAGGAACTCCCCCTCCAATCCAATGACCCGATGAACTCCGTGGACCTGGATACCGCTCAGAAACGCCTCCAGAACTTGAACTACTTTGATCTGGTGGACGTAGCACAGGTGGGTTCCACCCGCCCCGGCTACCGTGACGTCAATATTGAAGTGGCGGAAAAACGCACTGGTTCCCTGAACATCGGCGTGGCGTTCTCCTCCATTGAAAGCGTGTACCTGTTTGCGGGGATTACGCAGTCCAACTTCGACATGTACGACTGGTCCTCCTTCGTGGGCGGCGGCCAGCGCTTCGCTATCAACACGCGCATCGGTTTTGAAACGCAGGATGCCAGCATTTCCTGGGTGGACCCCTGGTTCCTGCACCGCAAGCTCGCCTTCGGCACGGAAATCTTCTACAGCAACTCCTCCTACTACTCCGACTACTACGACCAGCAAAACTACGGATTCGCCGTTTCCCTGCGCAAGCCGATCGGCGAGCTGGACTATGTGAAGCTGGAATACCGCCTGGAACAGTACCGGATTGACGCCAAGGGGAACGCCCCCATCTTCTTCTGGCTCCAGGACGGGGACTACCTGCGCAGCCATGTGGAACTCTCCTACACCATTGACACCCGCGACGCCCAGATATTCCCGCGCAAGGGGGGCAAATTTGAGGTGCTGGCCGGTTATTCCGGTCTGGGCGGCGATGTACATACCTACAACTTCGGCATCAATGGCGCTTATTACTGGAACCTGCGGGGAGACACCATTTTCAGCATCAATGCCGGAGTTGCCACCGTGGACTCCTATAGCGGCCATGACGTACCCATTTTTGAACGCCTCTACCTGGGCGGTCCGTACAACATGCGCGGCTTCCGCTTCCGCGATGTGGCTCCTTACAATCCTGCCTTCAGCGGTGACGAAACCATGGGCGGCCGTTCCTCCTTCTTCTGCCAGTTTGAATACTCCATTCCGGTCATTGAAGAAGTCCGTGTCGCCGTCTTCTACGACATCGGCTTTGTAAATGGGGACGCCTTTGACTTCGGCACGTCCAAGATCGTTTCCGACTATGGCATCGGTCTTCGCCTGAACCTGCCCATCGGTCCGCTGGCCGTGGACTATGCAATTCCGGTCCAGAAAAACAATGCTATTGACCGCGGCGGCCAATTCCAGTTCTATCTTAACTATTCCTATTAA
- the tig gene encoding trigger factor: protein MEINVDIQPDCTATLKASIPAETTAARRASIVDSYAGKAKLPGFRPGKTPKSIIEKRFKKEIEEELLDTLFETACSTALEQNPKLKVLNFGKPEQSIDEQGNYTATSTMTVVPEFELPEYKGIEVKVPSSEVTEADIEESLNSLAEQIAEFAPVDRAAKKDDVAIIDFKTTLEGKPVAEAVGKPVGFLEGRENQWMKVEDDQFLPGFASALEGLKAGDSKDITVTIPDTFPIAELRGKDLVFHTTVKEVREKELPAIDDEFAAKVLPGKTLEELKAAVKENIAQRKTLQIDEAKADQITEKLADMLDFNLPEAVVEREVYGILQQKLQQAMYRGNPPADMDKFVEDAREEARNEARRNLKVFFMLQEVAQVEKISVTEMELYNEVARQARQQKKALKAYIREIQREGRVHGIRMSLLTAKVLDFLTKEAKVSVDEQ from the coding sequence ATGGAAATCAACGTTGATATTCAACCGGACTGCACAGCCACGCTGAAAGCTTCCATTCCCGCAGAAACCACGGCCGCGCGCCGCGCCTCCATTGTGGACTCCTACGCCGGCAAGGCCAAGCTGCCCGGCTTCCGCCCAGGCAAGACTCCCAAGTCCATTATTGAAAAGCGCTTCAAGAAGGAGATTGAGGAAGAGTTGCTGGATACCCTCTTTGAAACTGCCTGCTCCACGGCTCTGGAACAGAATCCCAAGCTGAAAGTTCTCAATTTCGGCAAGCCGGAACAGTCCATCGACGAACAGGGCAATTATACTGCCACCAGCACGATGACTGTGGTTCCCGAATTTGAACTGCCGGAGTACAAGGGGATCGAAGTAAAGGTTCCCTCCTCTGAAGTGACGGAAGCGGACATAGAGGAATCCCTCAATTCCCTGGCCGAACAGATTGCGGAATTTGCGCCTGTGGACCGTGCCGCGAAGAAGGATGATGTAGCGATCATTGATTTCAAAACAACGCTGGAAGGCAAGCCCGTAGCGGAAGCCGTCGGCAAGCCGGTGGGCTTTCTGGAGGGCCGCGAAAACCAGTGGATGAAGGTGGAAGACGACCAGTTCCTGCCCGGCTTCGCCTCCGCCCTGGAAGGATTGAAGGCCGGTGACAGCAAGGATATTACCGTAACCATTCCGGATACTTTCCCGATCGCGGAATTGCGCGGCAAGGATCTTGTTTTCCACACCACCGTGAAGGAAGTGCGCGAGAAGGAGCTCCCGGCCATTGACGACGAATTCGCCGCCAAGGTGCTGCCCGGCAAGACTCTGGAGGAACTCAAGGCCGCCGTGAAGGAAAACATCGCCCAGCGCAAGACTCTTCAGATCGACGAAGCCAAGGCCGACCAGATCACGGAAAAGCTGGCCGACATGCTTGATTTCAACCTGCCGGAAGCCGTCGTGGAACGGGAAGTATACGGCATCCTCCAGCAGAAGCTCCAGCAGGCCATGTACAGGGGAAATCCCCCGGCCGATATGGACAAGTTCGTGGAAGACGCCCGTGAGGAAGCCAGAAACGAAGCCCGGCGCAACCTGAAGGTCTTCTTCATGCTTCAGGAAGTGGCACAGGTGGAAAAGATCTCCGTCACGGAAATGGAACTCTACAACGAAGTGGCACGTCAGGCCCGCCAGCAGAAAAAGGCACTCAAGGCTTACATCCGGGAAATCCAGCGTGAAGGCCGCGTACACGGCATTAGAATGAGCCTGCTGACAGCCAAGGTTCTGGACTTCCTGACGAAAGAAGCCAAAGTAAGCGTAGACGAGCAATAA